The Coccidioides posadasii str. Silveira chromosome 3, complete sequence genome contains a region encoding:
- a CDS encoding uncharacterized protein (EggNog:ENOG410PKB4~COG:O~BUSCO:11855at33183) — protein sequence MVAETKLYDSLGVQPSASQDEIKKAYKKQALKWHPDKNRDSPQASEKFKEVSQAYEVLSDPEKRKVYDQYGLEFLLRGGAEAPPGGPGGMPFEGGMPGGFQGFGGMPGGTRTFHFSTSGGPGGFKFSDPEDIFSGFARSGGFGGEGPDIFSIFNGLGGGMGGGGGGGGAFRAAGGGQPRFRPSAEARRPPTPEVTTVEKQLPVALEDIFKGVHKKMKIKRKTFDERTGKRSVEDKILEFDIKPGLKAGSKIKFKGVGDQEEGGTQDLHFIIQEKEHPWLKRVGDDLVTTVEISLKEALTGWSHTVTTIDGKQLRVSGSGPTQPGYEEVFPHQGMPKPKDPTQRGNFIVQIKVKFPTSLTSAQKAKLKEIL from the exons ATGGTTGCTGAAACCAAGCTCTATGATTCTCTTGGGGTTCAGCCAAGTGCTTCACAAGATGAGATCAAGAAAGCCTACAA AAAACAAGCATTGAAATGGCACCCAGACAAGAACAGAGACAGCCCTCAAGCGTCTGAGAAATTTAAAG AGGTCTCCCAAGCCTACGAAGTCCTTTCTGATCCCGAGAAACGCAAAGTCTACGATCAATATGGCTTAGAATTCTTACTTCGCGGCGGCGCCGAAGCTCCGCCCGGAGGCCCTGGCGGAATGCCTTTCGAAGGAGGCATGCCCGGCGGATTCCAAGGGTTTGGCGGAATGCCCGGTGGAACACGGACATTCCACTTTTCAACTTCAGGTGGACCCGGAGGATTTAAGTTCAGCGACCCAGAGGACATATTTTCCGGATTTGCTCGCTCGGGTGGCTTTGGCGGCGAAGGCCCCGATATATTCTCGATTTTTAATGGCCTAGGTGGAGGtatgggaggaggagggggtggtggtggagcattCCGAGCCGCGGGTGGTGGACAGCCTCGATTTAGACCTTCAGCTGAGGCGAGACGGCCGCCCACGCCTGAAGTCACCACTGTCGAGAAACAGCTTCCGGTTGCTCTGGAGGATATCTTTAAAGGCGTAcacaagaagatgaaaattaAAAGAAAGACCTTTGATGAAAGAACAGGGAAGAGAAGCGTGGAGGACAAGATCTTGGAATTCGACATTAAGCCCGGCTTAAAAGCGGGTAGTAAGATCAAGTTCAAGGGCGTAGGAGATCAGGAAGAAGGAGGAACACAGGACCTCCATTTCATCATTCAGGAG AAAGAGCATCCCTGGCTGAAACGTGTTGGAGACGACCTGGTTACCACCGTCGAAATCAGCCTTAAAGAAGCATTGACCGGCTGGAGCCATACCGTGACCACCATTGATGGAAAGCAGCTGCGGGTTTCTGGGAGCGGACCTACACAACCGGGCTATGAAGAAGTATTCCCACATCAGGGCATGCCGAAACCAAAAGATCCTACCCAGCGAGGCAACTTTATTGTTCAAATCAAGGTGAAATTCCCGACTAGCCTAACGTCAGCGCAAAAGGCGAAACTCAAAGAAATTCTTTGA
- the RBG2 gene encoding Ribosome-interacting GTPase 2 (EggNog:ENOG410PG8U~COG:T~BUSCO:9730at33183) translates to MVNITDRIKEIEDEMRRTQKNKATEYHLGLLKGKLARLRAQLLEPTAGSGSSGGTGFDVSKSGDARISLVGFPSVGKSTFLSKITKTKSEVAAYSFTTLTAIPGVLEYGGAEIQVLDLPGIIEGAAEGKGRGRQVISAAKTSDLILMVLDATKRAEQRALLEAELEAVGIRLNREPPNIYLKVKKAGGMKITFQNPPKNLDEKMLYNILRDYKILNCEVLVRDENATVDDFIDVIMKDHRKYIKCLYVYNKIDSVSVDFLDKLAREPNTCVMSCELDLGVQDVIDRCWEELRLIRIYTKRKGVEPDFSEALIVRNNSTIEDVCDQIHRSLKETFKYALVWGQSAMHVPQRVGLSHAVADEDVVSIVTK, encoded by the exons ATGGTGAACATCACGGATAGGATCAAGGA GATTGAGGATGAGATGCGGAGGACGCAAA AGAACAAGGCGACTG AATACCATCTTGGTCTTTTGAAGGG GAAGCTCGCTCGACTACGTGCACAGCTGCTCGAGCCCACAGCTGGTTCTGGGTCCAGCGGCGGAACGGGCTTCGATGTCAGCAAGAGCGGCGATGCAAGAATTTCACTGGTGGGATTTCCATCTGTTGGAAAATCGACATTCTTATCGAAGATTACAAAAACGAAAAGTGAAGTCGCTGCATACTCTTTCACAACCTTAACGGCTATCCCGGGCGTACTTGAATACGGAGGAGCAGAGATTCAAGTGCTTGATCTTCCTGGAATTATTGAGGGTGCCGCTGAGGGgaaaggaagaggaagacagGTCATATCCGCTGCAAAA ACTAGTGACCTGATTTTAATGGTCCTTGACGCGACAAAACGTGCTGAGCAAAGAGCACTCTTGGAAGCCGAATTGGAGGCTGTTGGGATCCGGTTGAATCGTGAACCACC AAATATTTACTTGAAGGTGAAGAAAGCCGGTGGAATGAAAATTACTTTCCAGAATCCCCCCAAAAATTTGGATGAAAAGATGCTCTACAATATCCTTCGAGATTATAAGATTTTGAATTGCGAAGTCCTAGTTCGGGATGAAAACG CTACGGTTGATGATTTTATAGACGTTATCATGAAAGACCACAGGAAGTACATCAAGTG CTTATATGTTTATAACAAGATAGACAGTGTCAGCGTTGACTTCCTTGATAAACTAGCTCGAGAACCTAATACGTGCGTGATGAGCTGTGAGTTAGACCTAGGAGTCCAGGATGTCATCGATAGATGCTGGGAGGAGTTGCGGTTGATTCGAATATATACCAAGCG AAAGGGAGTTGAGCCTGACTTCAGCGAGGCGCTCATTGTTAGGAATAATTCAACCATCGAAGATGTCTGTGACCAAATCCATCGCTCACTCAAAGAAACATTCAAGTATGCGCTCGTGTGGGGACAAAGCGCGATGCATGTGCCCCAAAGAGTCGGACTGAGTCATGCTGTTGCAGACGAGGACGTTGTGTCGATTGTTACTAAATAG
- the CWC2 gene encoding Pre-mRNA-splicing factor (BUSCO:363593at4751~EggNog:ENOG410PG3V~COG:A~BUSCO:9733at33183) — MASTDSIPSVSATLPANSPGVVADPENDAPTTSALTKQSDTALTSTAASEDPEKKTKRIIRRKRRPARVQIDPATIKSEPPPQTGTIYNIWYNKWSGGDREDKYLSKHKAPSRCSIATDSGYTRADKVTGSFFCLYFARGVCPKGHECEYLHRLPGIHDLFNPNVDCFGRDKFSDYRDDMGGVGSFMRQNRTLYVGRIHVTDDIEEVVARHFSEWGQIDRIRVLNNRGVAFVTYSNEANSQFAKEAMAHQSLDHNEILNVRWATVDPNPAAQKREAQRIDEQAAEAIRRALPADFVAEIEGRDPEARKRKKIEGGFGLQGYEPPDEVWYARSRELEEAAETRQLEAPEQPYMIEDARTAQHTFTTAGSTADRGGGILSGATLAALHGYGGSNIIQASTPQNTGPLVAYGSDDESD; from the coding sequence ATGGCATCTACAGACTCGATACCTTCTGTTTCAGCCACTCTCCCTGCGAACTCCCCCGGTGTTGTTGCTGACCCTGAAAATGACGCGCCAACGACTTCCGCCCTGACCAAGCAATCCGACACCGCCCTAACCAGTACAGCAGCCTCCGAAGACccagagaagaaaacaaagCGGATAATCCGCCGCAAGAGACGGCCTGCTCGCGTTCAAATCGACCCGGCCACAATCAAATCGGAGCCACCTCCTCAAACCGGTACGATCTACAACATTTGGTATAACAAATGGTCTGGTGGCGATCGCGAAGACAAGTATCTCTCGAAACACAAAGCGCCTTCGCGATGCTCTATAGCTACGGATAGTGGGTATACACGTGCAGATAAAGTGACCGGGTCATTTTTCTGTTTATACTTCGCGCGAGGGGTTTGTCCGAAGGGCCATGAATGCGAATACCTACACCGATTGCCGGGCATACATGATCTATTCAATCCGAACGTCGACTGCTTTGGTCGAGACAAGTTCAGTGATTACCGCGATGACATGGGTGGCGTGGGAAGCTTTATGAGACAGAATAGAACGCTATATGTGGGAAGGATACACGTTACAGACGACATTGAAGAAGTCGTTGCGAGACATTTCTCCGAATGGGGTCAGATCGATCGAATCCGAGTTCTTAACAATAGAGGTGTTGCATTCGTTACGTATAGTAACGAAGCAAATTCGCAATTTGCCAAGGAGGCTATGGCGCACCAGAGTCTGGATCATAATGAGATTTTGAACGTGCGCTGGGCTACTGTGGATCCGAATCCGGCAGCTCAGAAGCGCGAGGCCCAACGAATCGATGAACAAGCAGCAGAGGCCATTCGAAGAGCTCTGCCGGCTGATTTTGTGGCGGAAATAGAAGGAAGAGACCCGGAAGCcaggaagaggaaaaaaattGAAGGAGGGTTCGGCTTGCAGGGCTACGAACCTCCCGATGAGGTTTGGTACGCTCGGAGTAGAGAACTCGAAGAAGCTGCAGAAACTCGACAACTTGAAGCCCCCGAACAGCCATATATGATCGAGGATGCCCGTACTGCTCAGCACACGTTTACTACAGCTGGTTCTACAGCAGACCGAGGCGGAGGTATTCTTTCAGGCGCAACGCTAGCAGCGTTGCATGGATATGGTGGTTCAAATATAATACAAGCTTCTACCCCACAAAATACTGGCCCTCTGGTAGCCTACGGCAGCGATGATGAAAGCGATTGA
- a CDS encoding uncharacterized protein (BUSCO:5995at4751~EggNog:ENOG410PHNI~COG:J~BUSCO:211at33183) produces MPAKQKKGTRKNGHLAAEKKKPQLSSDAGPAASPSATITNYREIHVNEAEALRSIYADGFEYVETRQSAWKQSSDIAFKLHLKASSNCEVGVDLLVELPATYPKTAPKLTLECIEDLRGDAKSRIQNVVVTKPTELLGNEMIYELAVSIQDILEDAALMRARSDAGRSLEEERRAQEAAALQKAERLKQEELRKQQEATKEEEKEYEAAFKNQIKIRQREKEQNYRRKSRSTFEDVEHLDPSDDTPGAVTFDSPMTVIDNEGRQLTFRAVYGRTLINHTHHKETFTVKPVVLGATHRVPLLVLKEIFIREKETKISDVRQRIGSSEDKLEILKSLRHPNLVDFVGYKIYSPLDPYASHDNTWHVSALFEYANKGSLSELLDMVGTLPAENVKAWMIQLVEGLEFYHRHRLVHGNIHSARVLLFRSSTGSTVVKLLGSIEEALPLPSSAKRALDTSKSTFWQPPELMQDDAKPSIKSDVWDLGIVFLQMGFGKDVLQRYTSANSLITSLDLSQPLQDMLRELFQVDPKKRPTAFQIHPFEFFRVDSPLIMPTATPNSAPHPRRARSDSQGMLPVFSRYEHDFDEVGRLGRGGFGQVVKARNKLDGRFYAVKKISHKSSAALKDTLSEIMLLSRLNHPYVVRYYTAWLEEDYFGVEDDAVESTDQELSHPNIEFGYSTSGLDFMSSKGYPKIEFGYDSDEQPPDGDENGEGRTTSNGTIREDDEDYDDNDDEPTQSITGEEGDELQLVNSGSSHQVTSTLYIQMEYCEKHTLRDLIRDGLHENVDASWRLFRQILDGLNHIHTHGIIHRDLKPDNIFLDVTNNPRIGDFGLATRGQFSTAIQSSFVPDIGESFTRSIGTTYYVAPEMKSAADGQYNEKVDMYSLGIIFFEMCHPLNTAMERDHTLQEIRKKDHVLPETFELPEKVVQGQIIESLISHRPGERPAAIEILQSGKIPLQVEEEMFRKAVMGLLSDPNSADYKKILSAIFSQPSNKFEDLAWEIDSRESPPANEMVLQGAVKDQLIAIFRKHGAVETTRQTVFPRSNHYGPGVVRLLDPDGNQVQLPFDLTLPNARSVSRQHPSIDKMFSFGTVFREALHGGQPRAHNEVDFDIVSHNTLDLALKEAEAIKVLDEILDEFPSLRTAQMCYHLNHSDLLDTIIAFCRISSKQRPLVKEVISKLNVGHYTMQKIRTELRAPTIGVASTSIDDLARFDFRDSPEKALKRLRLIMEDTEFVDKLTPIFARLNAVISYLKRFRVRRKIYISPLSSVNNKFYGGSILFQCIFDTRRRDVFAAGGRYDSLIQEFRPKIMSSRPQCHAVGFYLSFDKLTASMANLVKGRTKGSSKHISDIGDIWRKRKCDVLVASFDSNVLRTLALDILSELWTHDISAELAIDASSLEELLARYRDDNHSWVVIVKQDSLDRGLKIKSLARKEEFDVRCGDLVAWIRAEIRHRNQKEKAETLKSTKQGTQDPNPLSRERDMDVRIIAPMHKGKKTNRQNMVESAILRARETADKALDGPIAAIDIRDDVLEAIRNTRLADADAWRVVIQSVPLVERKYLTDLLNLLYELASESKEQDGTERYRNAFIYNYRNGNCVYYDLTLGK; encoded by the exons ATGCCGGCCAAACAAAAGAAAGGCACCAGGAAGAACGGGCACCTAGCAgcggaaaagaaaaaaccgCAACTATCTTCAGATGCGGGCCCTGCAGCTTCTCCGTCCGCCACCATTACAAATTACCGAGAAATCCATGTGAACGAGGCTGAGGCCTTACGTTCAATCTATGCTGATGGCTTTGAATATGTAGAAACTCGACAGTCTGCTTGGAAG CAATCTTCCGATATTGCGTTTAAGCTGCACTTAAAGGCATCGTCCAACTGTGAAGTGGGTGTAGACCTGCTTGTTGAACTGCCAGCGACGTACCCCAAAACAGCCCCGAAGCTGACTTTGGAGTGTATTGAAGATTTGCGTGGTGACGCTAAATCTCGCATCCAGAATGTAGTCGTCACAAAACCTACCGAGCTGCTCGGCAATGAAATGATCTATGAGTTGGCCGTCTCGATACAAGACATTCTGGAAGATGCGGCTCTTATGCGCGCACGATCTGACGCAGGTCGAAGCCTAGAAGAGGAACGAAGAGCTCAAGAGGCGGCGGCGCTCCAAAAGGCTGAACGGTTGAAGCAGGAAGAGCTGAGGAAGCAGCAAGAAGCTacaaaagaggaagaaaaggaataCGAGGCGGCATTCAAGAACCAGATCAAGATCAGACAGCGTGAGAAAGAGCAGAATTACCGTCGGAAGAGCAGGTCCACATTCGAAGACGTTGAGCATCTAGACCCGAGCGACGATACCCCTGGGGCTGTAACTTTTGATAGCCCTATGACAGTCATTGATAACGAAGGGCGGCAGCTAACTTTCAGGGCTGTTTATGGGAGAACTTTGATCAACCATACCCACCACAAAGAGACATTTACCGTGAAACCGGTTGTGCTAGGAGCTACGCACCGTGTTCCGCTCCTGGTACTCAAGGAAATTTTCATCCGCGAGAAGGAGACAAAGATCTCAGACGTTAGACAGAGGATAGGATCAAGTGAGGACAAACTGGAGATTCTCAAGTCTCTTCGCCATCCAAATTTGGTTGATTTCGTCGGCTACAAAATATATAGCCCGCTCGACCCGTACGCTTCTCATGACAATACCTGGCATGTCTCTGCACTGTTTGAGTATGCGAATAAGGGGTCGCTTTCCGAACTCCTCGACATGGTTGGTACTTTGCCAGCAGAGAATGTGAAAGCCTGGATGATTCAGCTCGTCGAGGGCCTCGAATTTTATCACCGCCATAGACTTGTTCACGGGAATATTCATTCTGCGCGTGTCCTGCTCTTTCGGAGCTCAACCGGTAGCACTGTAGTAAAGTTACTTGGAAGCATTGAAGAAGCGTTGCCATTGCCTTCCAGCGCGAAGAGGGCTTTGGATACCTCAAAATCTACTTTCTGGCAACCTCCGGAGCTGATGCAGGACGATGCGAAACCAAGTATTAAGTCTGATGTATGGGATTTGGGTATCGtcttccttcaaatgggttTTGGAAAAGATGTCCTGCAACGATATACGTCGGCAAATTCACTTATTACTTCTCTGGATCTCTCCCAACCTCTTCAGGATATGTTGCGCGAACTCTTCCAAGTGGACCCTAAAAAGCGACCAACCGcttttcaaatccatccTTTCGAGTTTTTCCGGGTGGACTCGCCCCTAATAATGCCAACAGCCACGCCGAATTCAGCACCTCACCCAAGGCGTGCGAGAAGTGATTCCCAAGGGATGCTGCCAGTTTTTTCACGCTATGAGCATGATTTTGACGAGGTGGGCCGTTTAGGTCGAGGCGGATTTGGCCAGGTTGTTAAGGCGAGAAACAAACTCGACGGTCGGTTTTATGCTGTCAAAAAGATATCTCATAAGTCTTCTGCGGCGTTGAAAGACACTCTTTCAGAAATTATGTTGCTCTCCAGACTAAACCACCCCTATGTCGTGCGGTACTATACTGCTTGGCTTGAAGAGGATTATTTTGGCGTTGAAGATGATGCCGTGGAGTCGACTGACCAAGAACTTTCCCATCCAAACATCGAATTTGGCTATAGTACCAGCGGACTCGACTTTATGAGTTCGAAAGGATATCCGAAAATTGAATTTGGTTATGACAGCGACGAACAACCTCCCGACGGTGATGAAAATGGGGAGGGCCGGACCACTTCCAATGGAACCATTCGTGAAGACGATGAAGATTATGACGATAATGATGACGAGCCAACGCAATCAATTACAGGTGAGGAAGGGGATGAACTTCAATTAGTTAACTCCGGAAGTTCACACCAGGTGACTTCGACGCTATATATCCAAATGGAATATTGTGAAAAGCAC ACTCTTCGCGACTTGATTCGGGACGGACTCCATGAAAACGTTGATGCTTCTTGGAGACTCTTTCGGCAGATCCTGGATGGCTTAAATCATATTCATACGCATGGAATTATTCACAGGGATTTGAAACCGGATAACATCTTCTTGGATGTCACCAATAATCCTCGTATCGGAGACTTTGGTCTTGCAACTCGTGGTCAGTTTTCAACGGCTATCCAGTCCTCCTTTGTCCCGGATATTGGTGAGAGCTTCACGCGGAGTATTGGTACAACGTATTATGTGGCCCCGGAGATGAAATCTGCTGCAGATGGCCAGTACAATGAAAAGGTGGAC ATGTACTCTCTCGGGATCATATTCTTTGAAATGTGTCACCCTCTCAACACTGCCATGGAGCGGGACCATACCCTTCAGGAAATTAGAAAGAAAGACCATGTGCTCCCTGAAACTTTTGAACTACCGGAAAAGGTTGTCCAGGGGCAGATTATCGAGTCACTCATTAGCCACCGCCCAGGGGAGAGGCCAGCAGCGATAGAGATCCTTCAAAGCGGAAAGATTCCACTACaggttgaagaagaaatgttTAGAAAAGCCGTAATGGGTTTACTATCGGATCCAAATTCTGCAGACTACAAAAAGATCCTCTCTGCAATATTCTCACAGCCATCCAACAAATTCGAAGATTTGGCATGGGAAATTGATTCGCGAGAGTCGCCGCCTGCTAACGAAATGGTACTGCAAGGTGCAGTGAAGGATCAGCTAATAGCGATATTCCGGAAACATGGAGCAGTTGAAACCACAAGGCAGACAGTATTTCCTCGCTCTAACCATTATGGGCCTGGAGTTGTCAGACTGTTGGACCCCGATGGGAACCAAGTTCAGCTGCCGTTTGACCTAACACTTCCAAATGCACGGTCCGTCTCCCGTCAACATCCGTCAATCGATAAGATGTTCTCGTTCGGAACTGTCTTCAGGGAAGCACTCCATGGAGGACAGCCACGTGCACACAATGAAGTTGACTTCGATATTGTCTCCCACAATACCCTCGATCTTGCTTTGAAGGAGGCAGAAGCAATCAAGGTTTTGGATGAAATCCTTGATGAGTTTCCGTCTCTGAGAACGGCACAGATGTGTTACCACCTCAATCATTCAGACCTTCTCGATACTATCATCGCGTTTTGCCGCATCAGTTCAAAGCAGAGACCGCTTGTGAAAGAGGTGATCAGCAAGCTCAATGTTGGACATTACACTATGCAAAAGATTCGAACTGAATTGCGCGCTCCTACTATCGGAGTAGCGTCTACATCAATTGATGACTTGGCACGGTTTGACTTCAGAG ATTCTCCCGAAAAAGCTTTGAAGAGACTTCGTTTGATCATGGAAGATACCGAATTTGTCGACAAGCTAACCCCTATCTTTGCTCGCTTGAATGCTGTTATCTCCTACCTGAAGAGGTTTCGTGTTCGACGCAAGATTTATATTAGTCCTCTAAGCAGTGTCAATAATAAATTTTACGGAGGTAGTATCTTGTTCCAGTGCATCTTCGATACGAGGAGAAGGGACGTTTTCGCAGCTGGTGGTCGGTATGATAGTTTGATCCAAGAATTCCGTCCGAAGATAATGTCGTCGCGACCTCAATGCCACGCGGTTGGATTTTATCTCAGCTTCGATAAATTGACGGCATCGATGGCGAATCTCGTCAAAGGCAGAACTAAAGGTTCCTCAAAACACATCTCGGATATCGGTGATATTTGGCGGAAACGCAAG TGTGACGTCCTGGTGGCAAGCTTTGATAGCAATGTCCTCCGAACACTGGCTCTCGATATTTTGTCAGAGCTATGGACACATGATATTAGTGCCGAGTTGGCTATCGATGCCTCGTCCTTGGAAGAACTTCTTGCTCGTTATCGAGACGATAACCACAGCTGGGTGGTTATTGTTAAACAGGACAGTTTAGATCGGGGATTGAAAATTAAGAGTCTCGCTAGAAAGGAAGAATTCGATGTCAGATGTGGCGATCTCGTTGCTTGGATTCGAGCTGAGATTCGTCATCGAAAccagaaagagaaagcagaGACTTTAAAATCCACCAAACAGGGAACGCAGGACCCTAATCCTTTGAGTAGGGAGAGAGACATGGACGTTCGAATTATTGCACCAATGCACAAAGGCAAAAAGACAAATCGGCAGAATATGGTTGAGTCCG CAATACTTCGAGCTCGCGAGACGGCCGACAAGGCACTGGATGGTCCTATCGCAGCTATCGACATCCGTGATGATGTTCTCGAGGCCATTCGCAACACCCGCCTTGCTGATGCGGACGCATGGCGTGTTGTCATTCAAAGCGTTCCATTGGTGGAAAGGAAGTACCTGACCGATCTGCTCAACTTACTGTATGAGCTTGCCAGCGAGAGCAAGGAGCAGGACGGAACCGAACGATACCGAAACGCCTTTATCTACAATTATCGTAATGGTAATTGTGTCTATTATGATTTGACGCTTGGGAAATGA